The Desulfovibrio legallii region ATCTTTTTCAGGCGGGCATTTTCCTTCTCCAGCTCTTTCATCCGAGCCATGAGCGAAACATCCATGCCGCCATATTTTGCCCGCCATTTATAAAACGTGGCGCTGCTTATGCCGTGTTCGCGGCAAAGCTCGGTCACGGGGATCCCATTCTCGGCCTGCCTCAAAATTCCCAAAATCTGGCTGTCGGAAAATCTGGACGCTTTCATGTAAAATCTCCGTTCGGGTCAGTATCGGAAATTCTACCCATAAACGCTACTTCTTTTTGGGAGGATTACCCACAGCACTTCCCCTTACAGCACTTCGTAGATGCGGGCGAAGACGTTATCGTAGACCAGCTTAAAATAGGGGGAAAAACGCGGATTGTGCGCGTCGCCCATAAGCAGCTGGACCATGAGGGAATTGTAGAGGCGCGCGTCCACGGCCAGCTTTTCGCCGGTAACGCGGTTGAAGAGAAAGTTGACGTTGCGCCGTCCGGCGAGAAAAGCGTTCTGCTCCTCCTGCGTGGCCTTGGGATGGGCGGCGAACCACTCCTGCACATAGTCCCGGCGGCTCACGCCCGTTTCCTCAAAAACGCTGATGGAGGCGGCATAAATGGCGCTGGTGCTGCCCTCCAGGCGCACTTCGCCCGAGTCCAGCTTATAGGCCAGGGCCTGGGGCACAATGGAAAGCGCCCCGCCCTCGCCGCTGCGGGTGACAAAGTTCCAGCTGCCAAAA contains the following coding sequences:
- a CDS encoding transposase, which gives rise to MKASRFSDSQILGILRQAENGIPVTELCREHGISSATFYKWRAKYGGMDVSLMARMKELEKENARLKK